The following coding sequences lie in one Maniola jurtina chromosome 11, ilManJurt1.1, whole genome shotgun sequence genomic window:
- the LOC123869616 gene encoding ATP-binding cassette sub-family G member 1-like isoform X1 codes for MDLEIAKDDVSVSDGYHLVFSDISYGFKQNFTKKILFRKTKRKPRDEQFILKGACGAIRPGRLTFILGPSGAGKTTLLKILAGRKKTGVSGHLQGAGRNVVLVAQHATLIDTLTVRETLQFASSLKLPHASRHERTNTVESVSKQLGIREVFDTRAGRLSGGERKRLTIACELLTDPTVMLVDEPTSGLDSVSSMSVAQALKSVANSGRTVACVIHQPSSQLFTCADDVILLANGRTLYAGAIADVPELLKKFDFVCPLYYNLADFLLEIASGECAGKWTPLEREAHTYAIEMKKIADKEVQRGTGKDNSTEAEALLRPNIDYVETYAAGFGQQMCALLHRGYLGALRDVHLTQIRVTTHFLVALLLGALYHGAGSEGSRVMSNTGCLFFFLLFLYFSNAMPTIQNFPTESTVVLQEHLNKWYYLSTYCASKIIVDLPIQLLCATVFVFPAWYLTSQPLEPYRLGLAWVICILITVLAQTFGLVVGAACGVKLGLFVIPAANIPMLMFSEFFIPYKEMPTYLQPFALISYFRYAFDAFLQTAYGFNREKLPCHTVFCIFKNPSKYLDHLGLSQNFTNDVVALIIWIVLLKISLMCVLKYRVYKACR; via the exons aaaaaatattatttcggaAAACTAAAAGAAAACCAAGGGATGAACAGTTCATTCTGAAGGGCGCGTGTGGTGCCATTCGTCCAGGCAGACTCACTTTCATCCTCGGTCCTTCAGGTGCCGGCAAGACTACACTATTAAAAATACTAGCAGGGCGCAA AAAGACTGGAGTATCTGGTCACCTCCAAGGCGCTGGTCGAAACGTCGTGCTGGTAGCACAGCACGCCACCCTCATCGACACGCTCACGGTGCGGGAGACGCTCCAATTTGCTTCCTCGTTGAAACTACCTCACGCCAGCCGACATGAACGCACCAATACA GTGGAATCTGTGTCAAAACAACTGGGTATACGTGAGGTGTTCGACACGAGAGCTGGGCGCTTGTCGGGCGGAGAGCGCAAACGGCTGACCATAGCATGTGAACTGCTCACCGACCCCACTGTGATGCTCGTCGACGAACCCActag CGGCCTTGACTCCGTATCATCCATGTCAGTGGCCCAGGCTCTCAAATCAGTGGCAAACAGTGGACGGACCGTAGCCTGCGTGATCCACCAGCCTTCTTCCCAACTCTTCACTTGTGCCGATGACGTCATTCTCCTTGCCAATGGAAGGACCTTATACGCCGGGGCAATTGCAGATGTTCCAGAATTACTCAAGAAATTTGATTTCGTTTGCCCACTTTACTACAACCTGGCGGATTTTC TTTTAGAAATTGCAAGTGGTGAATGTGCTGGAAAATGGACCCCTCTAGAACGAGAAGCACATACGTACGCCATTGAAATGAAAAAGATAGCAGATAAAGAAGTTCAACGCGGGACTGgaaaag ATAACTCGACCGAAGCGGAAGCCCTGTTAAGACCAAACATAGATTATGTGGAAACATACGCAGCCGGATTTGGACAGCAAATGTGTGCACTTCTACATCGAGGGTACCTTGGCGCTCTTCGGGATGTTCATCTCACACAG ATAAGAGTTACCACCCATTTCTTGGTAGCGCTTTTACTGGGCGCGCTGTACCACGGCGCGGGCAGTGAAGGCAGCCGCGTGATGTCCAACACGGGCTGTCTGTTCTTCTTCTTGCTCTTCCTGTATTTCTCGAATGCTATGCCAACGATACAAAATT TTCCTACGGAATCTACGGTGGTGCTTCAGGAACACCTCAACAAGTGGTATTATTTGTCCACCTACTGTGCTTCTAAGATAATAGTGGATCTGCCAATACAG tTATTGTGTGCTACGGTATTCGTCTTCCCCGCGTGGTACTTAACGTCGCAGCCCCTGGAGCCCTACAGGCTGGGCCTGGCGTGGGTCATCTGTATCCTCATTACCGTCCTGGCCCAGACCTTCGGACTCGTAGTAGGAGCTGCGTGCGGAGTCAAG CTGGGACTCTTCGTCATTCCTGCTGCAAACATTCCTATGTTGATGTTCTCCGAATTCTTCATTCCCTACAAAGAGATGCCAACTTACTTACAACCATTCGCTTTAATATCATATTTCCGTTACGCGTTCGACGCATTCCTTCAAACTGCATACGGTTTTAATCGCGAGAAATTGCCGTGCCACACGGTGTTCTGCATATTCAAAAATCCGAGCAAGTATTTAGATCACTTAGGACTGTCGCAAAACTTTACTAACGACGTAGTAGCATTAATTATATGGATTGTACTTCTGAAAATATCACTCATGTGCGTTTTGAAATACAGAGTTTATAAGGCGTGTAGATAG
- the LOC123869616 gene encoding ATP-binding cassette sub-family G member 1-like isoform X3, with translation MMLVSVMDIIWSSVISAMDLNRILQVKKILFRKTKRKPRDEQFILKGACGAIRPGRLTFILGPSGAGKTTLLKILAGRKKTGVSGHLQGAGRNVVLVAQHATLIDTLTVRETLQFASSLKLPHASRHERTNTVESVSKQLGIREVFDTRAGRLSGGERKRLTIACELLTDPTVMLVDEPTSGLDSVSSMSVAQALKSVANSGRTVACVIHQPSSQLFTCADDVILLANGRTLYAGAIADVPELLKKFDFVCPLYYNLADFLLEIASGECAGKWTPLEREAHTYAIEMKKIADKEVQRGTGKDNSTEAEALLRPNIDYVETYAAGFGQQMCALLHRGYLGALRDVHLTQIRVTTHFLVALLLGALYHGAGSEGSRVMSNTGCLFFFLLFLYFSNAMPTIQNFPTESTVVLQEHLNKWYYLSTYCASKIIVDLPIQLLCATVFVFPAWYLTSQPLEPYRLGLAWVICILITVLAQTFGLVVGAACGVKLGLFVIPAANIPMLMFSEFFIPYKEMPTYLQPFALISYFRYAFDAFLQTAYGFNREKLPCHTVFCIFKNPSKYLDHLGLSQNFTNDVVALIIWIVLLKISLMCVLKYRVYKACR, from the exons aaaaaatattatttcggaAAACTAAAAGAAAACCAAGGGATGAACAGTTCATTCTGAAGGGCGCGTGTGGTGCCATTCGTCCAGGCAGACTCACTTTCATCCTCGGTCCTTCAGGTGCCGGCAAGACTACACTATTAAAAATACTAGCAGGGCGCAA AAAGACTGGAGTATCTGGTCACCTCCAAGGCGCTGGTCGAAACGTCGTGCTGGTAGCACAGCACGCCACCCTCATCGACACGCTCACGGTGCGGGAGACGCTCCAATTTGCTTCCTCGTTGAAACTACCTCACGCCAGCCGACATGAACGCACCAATACA GTGGAATCTGTGTCAAAACAACTGGGTATACGTGAGGTGTTCGACACGAGAGCTGGGCGCTTGTCGGGCGGAGAGCGCAAACGGCTGACCATAGCATGTGAACTGCTCACCGACCCCACTGTGATGCTCGTCGACGAACCCActag CGGCCTTGACTCCGTATCATCCATGTCAGTGGCCCAGGCTCTCAAATCAGTGGCAAACAGTGGACGGACCGTAGCCTGCGTGATCCACCAGCCTTCTTCCCAACTCTTCACTTGTGCCGATGACGTCATTCTCCTTGCCAATGGAAGGACCTTATACGCCGGGGCAATTGCAGATGTTCCAGAATTACTCAAGAAATTTGATTTCGTTTGCCCACTTTACTACAACCTGGCGGATTTTC TTTTAGAAATTGCAAGTGGTGAATGTGCTGGAAAATGGACCCCTCTAGAACGAGAAGCACATACGTACGCCATTGAAATGAAAAAGATAGCAGATAAAGAAGTTCAACGCGGGACTGgaaaag ATAACTCGACCGAAGCGGAAGCCCTGTTAAGACCAAACATAGATTATGTGGAAACATACGCAGCCGGATTTGGACAGCAAATGTGTGCACTTCTACATCGAGGGTACCTTGGCGCTCTTCGGGATGTTCATCTCACACAG ATAAGAGTTACCACCCATTTCTTGGTAGCGCTTTTACTGGGCGCGCTGTACCACGGCGCGGGCAGTGAAGGCAGCCGCGTGATGTCCAACACGGGCTGTCTGTTCTTCTTCTTGCTCTTCCTGTATTTCTCGAATGCTATGCCAACGATACAAAATT TTCCTACGGAATCTACGGTGGTGCTTCAGGAACACCTCAACAAGTGGTATTATTTGTCCACCTACTGTGCTTCTAAGATAATAGTGGATCTGCCAATACAG tTATTGTGTGCTACGGTATTCGTCTTCCCCGCGTGGTACTTAACGTCGCAGCCCCTGGAGCCCTACAGGCTGGGCCTGGCGTGGGTCATCTGTATCCTCATTACCGTCCTGGCCCAGACCTTCGGACTCGTAGTAGGAGCTGCGTGCGGAGTCAAG CTGGGACTCTTCGTCATTCCTGCTGCAAACATTCCTATGTTGATGTTCTCCGAATTCTTCATTCCCTACAAAGAGATGCCAACTTACTTACAACCATTCGCTTTAATATCATATTTCCGTTACGCGTTCGACGCATTCCTTCAAACTGCATACGGTTTTAATCGCGAGAAATTGCCGTGCCACACGGTGTTCTGCATATTCAAAAATCCGAGCAAGTATTTAGATCACTTAGGACTGTCGCAAAACTTTACTAACGACGTAGTAGCATTAATTATATGGATTGTACTTCTGAAAATATCACTCATGTGCGTTTTGAAATACAGAGTTTATAAGGCGTGTAGATAG
- the LOC123869616 gene encoding ATP-binding cassette sub-family G member 1-like isoform X2: MDIELGCDNNSNYNRNLTVFTDLKCKTISEKILFRKTKRKPRDEQFILKGACGAIRPGRLTFILGPSGAGKTTLLKILAGRKKTGVSGHLQGAGRNVVLVAQHATLIDTLTVRETLQFASSLKLPHASRHERTNTVESVSKQLGIREVFDTRAGRLSGGERKRLTIACELLTDPTVMLVDEPTSGLDSVSSMSVAQALKSVANSGRTVACVIHQPSSQLFTCADDVILLANGRTLYAGAIADVPELLKKFDFVCPLYYNLADFLLEIASGECAGKWTPLEREAHTYAIEMKKIADKEVQRGTGKDNSTEAEALLRPNIDYVETYAAGFGQQMCALLHRGYLGALRDVHLTQIRVTTHFLVALLLGALYHGAGSEGSRVMSNTGCLFFFLLFLYFSNAMPTIQNFPTESTVVLQEHLNKWYYLSTYCASKIIVDLPIQLLCATVFVFPAWYLTSQPLEPYRLGLAWVICILITVLAQTFGLVVGAACGVKLGLFVIPAANIPMLMFSEFFIPYKEMPTYLQPFALISYFRYAFDAFLQTAYGFNREKLPCHTVFCIFKNPSKYLDHLGLSQNFTNDVVALIIWIVLLKISLMCVLKYRVYKACR, encoded by the exons aaaaaatattatttcggaAAACTAAAAGAAAACCAAGGGATGAACAGTTCATTCTGAAGGGCGCGTGTGGTGCCATTCGTCCAGGCAGACTCACTTTCATCCTCGGTCCTTCAGGTGCCGGCAAGACTACACTATTAAAAATACTAGCAGGGCGCAA AAAGACTGGAGTATCTGGTCACCTCCAAGGCGCTGGTCGAAACGTCGTGCTGGTAGCACAGCACGCCACCCTCATCGACACGCTCACGGTGCGGGAGACGCTCCAATTTGCTTCCTCGTTGAAACTACCTCACGCCAGCCGACATGAACGCACCAATACA GTGGAATCTGTGTCAAAACAACTGGGTATACGTGAGGTGTTCGACACGAGAGCTGGGCGCTTGTCGGGCGGAGAGCGCAAACGGCTGACCATAGCATGTGAACTGCTCACCGACCCCACTGTGATGCTCGTCGACGAACCCActag CGGCCTTGACTCCGTATCATCCATGTCAGTGGCCCAGGCTCTCAAATCAGTGGCAAACAGTGGACGGACCGTAGCCTGCGTGATCCACCAGCCTTCTTCCCAACTCTTCACTTGTGCCGATGACGTCATTCTCCTTGCCAATGGAAGGACCTTATACGCCGGGGCAATTGCAGATGTTCCAGAATTACTCAAGAAATTTGATTTCGTTTGCCCACTTTACTACAACCTGGCGGATTTTC TTTTAGAAATTGCAAGTGGTGAATGTGCTGGAAAATGGACCCCTCTAGAACGAGAAGCACATACGTACGCCATTGAAATGAAAAAGATAGCAGATAAAGAAGTTCAACGCGGGACTGgaaaag ATAACTCGACCGAAGCGGAAGCCCTGTTAAGACCAAACATAGATTATGTGGAAACATACGCAGCCGGATTTGGACAGCAAATGTGTGCACTTCTACATCGAGGGTACCTTGGCGCTCTTCGGGATGTTCATCTCACACAG ATAAGAGTTACCACCCATTTCTTGGTAGCGCTTTTACTGGGCGCGCTGTACCACGGCGCGGGCAGTGAAGGCAGCCGCGTGATGTCCAACACGGGCTGTCTGTTCTTCTTCTTGCTCTTCCTGTATTTCTCGAATGCTATGCCAACGATACAAAATT TTCCTACGGAATCTACGGTGGTGCTTCAGGAACACCTCAACAAGTGGTATTATTTGTCCACCTACTGTGCTTCTAAGATAATAGTGGATCTGCCAATACAG tTATTGTGTGCTACGGTATTCGTCTTCCCCGCGTGGTACTTAACGTCGCAGCCCCTGGAGCCCTACAGGCTGGGCCTGGCGTGGGTCATCTGTATCCTCATTACCGTCCTGGCCCAGACCTTCGGACTCGTAGTAGGAGCTGCGTGCGGAGTCAAG CTGGGACTCTTCGTCATTCCTGCTGCAAACATTCCTATGTTGATGTTCTCCGAATTCTTCATTCCCTACAAAGAGATGCCAACTTACTTACAACCATTCGCTTTAATATCATATTTCCGTTACGCGTTCGACGCATTCCTTCAAACTGCATACGGTTTTAATCGCGAGAAATTGCCGTGCCACACGGTGTTCTGCATATTCAAAAATCCGAGCAAGTATTTAGATCACTTAGGACTGTCGCAAAACTTTACTAACGACGTAGTAGCATTAATTATATGGATTGTACTTCTGAAAATATCACTCATGTGCGTTTTGAAATACAGAGTTTATAAGGCGTGTAGATAG
- the LOC123869616 gene encoding ATP-binding cassette subfamily G member 4-like isoform X4, with protein MQNNIGKTGVSGHLQGAGRNVVLVAQHATLIDTLTVRETLQFASSLKLPHASRHERTNTVESVSKQLGIREVFDTRAGRLSGGERKRLTIACELLTDPTVMLVDEPTSGLDSVSSMSVAQALKSVANSGRTVACVIHQPSSQLFTCADDVILLANGRTLYAGAIADVPELLKKFDFVCPLYYNLADFLLEIASGECAGKWTPLEREAHTYAIEMKKIADKEVQRGTGKDNSTEAEALLRPNIDYVETYAAGFGQQMCALLHRGYLGALRDVHLTQIRVTTHFLVALLLGALYHGAGSEGSRVMSNTGCLFFFLLFLYFSNAMPTIQNFPTESTVVLQEHLNKWYYLSTYCASKIIVDLPIQLLCATVFVFPAWYLTSQPLEPYRLGLAWVICILITVLAQTFGLVVGAACGVKLGLFVIPAANIPMLMFSEFFIPYKEMPTYLQPFALISYFRYAFDAFLQTAYGFNREKLPCHTVFCIFKNPSKYLDHLGLSQNFTNDVVALIIWIVLLKISLMCVLKYRVYKACR; from the exons AAAGACTGGAGTATCTGGTCACCTCCAAGGCGCTGGTCGAAACGTCGTGCTGGTAGCACAGCACGCCACCCTCATCGACACGCTCACGGTGCGGGAGACGCTCCAATTTGCTTCCTCGTTGAAACTACCTCACGCCAGCCGACATGAACGCACCAATACA GTGGAATCTGTGTCAAAACAACTGGGTATACGTGAGGTGTTCGACACGAGAGCTGGGCGCTTGTCGGGCGGAGAGCGCAAACGGCTGACCATAGCATGTGAACTGCTCACCGACCCCACTGTGATGCTCGTCGACGAACCCActag CGGCCTTGACTCCGTATCATCCATGTCAGTGGCCCAGGCTCTCAAATCAGTGGCAAACAGTGGACGGACCGTAGCCTGCGTGATCCACCAGCCTTCTTCCCAACTCTTCACTTGTGCCGATGACGTCATTCTCCTTGCCAATGGAAGGACCTTATACGCCGGGGCAATTGCAGATGTTCCAGAATTACTCAAGAAATTTGATTTCGTTTGCCCACTTTACTACAACCTGGCGGATTTTC TTTTAGAAATTGCAAGTGGTGAATGTGCTGGAAAATGGACCCCTCTAGAACGAGAAGCACATACGTACGCCATTGAAATGAAAAAGATAGCAGATAAAGAAGTTCAACGCGGGACTGgaaaag ATAACTCGACCGAAGCGGAAGCCCTGTTAAGACCAAACATAGATTATGTGGAAACATACGCAGCCGGATTTGGACAGCAAATGTGTGCACTTCTACATCGAGGGTACCTTGGCGCTCTTCGGGATGTTCATCTCACACAG ATAAGAGTTACCACCCATTTCTTGGTAGCGCTTTTACTGGGCGCGCTGTACCACGGCGCGGGCAGTGAAGGCAGCCGCGTGATGTCCAACACGGGCTGTCTGTTCTTCTTCTTGCTCTTCCTGTATTTCTCGAATGCTATGCCAACGATACAAAATT TTCCTACGGAATCTACGGTGGTGCTTCAGGAACACCTCAACAAGTGGTATTATTTGTCCACCTACTGTGCTTCTAAGATAATAGTGGATCTGCCAATACAG tTATTGTGTGCTACGGTATTCGTCTTCCCCGCGTGGTACTTAACGTCGCAGCCCCTGGAGCCCTACAGGCTGGGCCTGGCGTGGGTCATCTGTATCCTCATTACCGTCCTGGCCCAGACCTTCGGACTCGTAGTAGGAGCTGCGTGCGGAGTCAAG CTGGGACTCTTCGTCATTCCTGCTGCAAACATTCCTATGTTGATGTTCTCCGAATTCTTCATTCCCTACAAAGAGATGCCAACTTACTTACAACCATTCGCTTTAATATCATATTTCCGTTACGCGTTCGACGCATTCCTTCAAACTGCATACGGTTTTAATCGCGAGAAATTGCCGTGCCACACGGTGTTCTGCATATTCAAAAATCCGAGCAAGTATTTAGATCACTTAGGACTGTCGCAAAACTTTACTAACGACGTAGTAGCATTAATTATATGGATTGTACTTCTGAAAATATCACTCATGTGCGTTTTGAAATACAGAGTTTATAAGGCGTGTAGATAG